The genomic interval GCCGGCCGAAGGCGATGCAACAGAAGAATTGATTGTCTTCGCGCCGCCCGTATTTTGTCAGTTAAGATGGACTGAACAGACACGTCTCCGACGCCTCTCTTATCGAACTCAAATCTCACATGACACTCTCTTTTTTATCTCGGCATTTGCTGTGCTTCGCCTTGCTCGCTGTTGGGGGGATTGGCTCACTGTCTGTCGCCACCGCTCAAGTCTCCACTGCTGCCGTGGTCCAATCGCTGCCGGCGAAGGTCGCGTCCACTGTGGAGCCAAACAATGAGCCCGACGCCAAGGAGGAAAAGCCGAGTTGGAACATCGAATCACCACCCGGGCCGATCCAGAAGCAGACGATCGACTGCAACGAAGGAACCTGGATGAGTCTGGACGTCAGTCCGGATGGCAAGCAAGTCGTTTTCGATTTGCTGGGTGATCTGTACTTGATGCCGATCGAGGGCGCTGACGGAACAGAAGCCACGGGGATGCGATTGCCCCAACGCCTGACCTCGGGCATCGCCTGGGACATGCAACCCAGGTTCAGTCCCGATGGCAAGCACATCGCGTTGACCAGTGACCGGGAGGGAAAGAGCAAGAAGGCGGGAGATAACATTTGGATCTTGCGACTGAGCGATCAACAGTTGACGCAGATCAGCAACGAGACGTATCGCTTGTTGTCCGGTCCCAACTGGTCGCCGGACGGGCAGTACATCGTCGCCCGCAAACACTTTTCGTCACGTCGCTCGCTTGGTGCTGGCGAAGTGTGGGCGTTTCATCGAGATGCATTGGCGATGGATGCGATGGCGGGCGTTCAGTTGACCAAGCGTCCCAACGATCAGAAGGACGTGAACGAACCGGTTTACTCACCCGATGGCAAGTACGTCTACTACAGCCAAGACACGACGCCGGGCGACACGTTTGAGTACGACAAGGATTCCCATCAAGGTATCTACAGCATCAAGCGAATTGATCTGGAACGTGGCGAAACGGAAACGTTGATCTCTGGGCCAGGTGGCGCGTGCCGTCCGACACCGTCGCACGATGGCAAACGTTTGGCGTTTGTCCGACGCGTGGGTGCCAAGACAGGACTGCATGTTTTTGACTTGGAGTCCGGCGCGATTCGGTTGATCGATGACGGTCTGGAACGCGACATGCAGGAAGCCTGGGCCATTCACGGCGTTTACAGCGCGATGGCTTGGACGCCGGATGACAAGGCAATCGTGGCTTGGGCGGGCGGCAAGATTTGGCGGATCGATGTTGCCGATGGCAAACGCACCCAGATTCCTTTTCGCATCAGTGGTACTCGCGAGATTCGTCAGAGCGTGCGGTTTCCGGTGGAGGTCGCGCCGGACAAGTTCGACGTCAAGATGCTGCGTGACGTTCAGGTTTCACCGTCGGGTGACCGCGTCGTCTATCAGGCGTTGGGGTACCTGTACGTCAAGGAATTGCCAGACGGAACTCCGAAGCGTTTGACCACGCAAACGGAGCATTTTGAATTCCAGCCGAGTTTTTCAAGAGACGGACGATACGTCGTCTACTCGACGTGGAGTGACTCACAGTTGGGCAGCATCCGCGTCGCATCGGCGGATCGCGAAGCGGCCGAAAGTTGGATCGTGACGGATCAGCCGGGACACTACGGCAATCCCGTGTTTTCACCTGACGGAAAGAGCGTCGTCTACCTGAAGCGTGGCGGCGGGTACCTGCTATCACCGCTATGGTCGCGCGAGACCGGTGTTTATGTGACAAAAGTTCGGGACGGTGAACCGATACGGATCTCTCGCAGTGGATCCGATCCTCAATTCGGCAATTCCAACGATCGCGTTTTTCTGACTCGGCGTGAGGGTGGCGATGAGTCCGACAACGTCAAGTTGATTTCAGTGGACCTGTCCGGCAACGATGAACGCGAGCATTACAGCAGCGATTGGGCGACCCAGTTCTGTGTTTCGCCGGACCGCAAATGGATCGCGTTTGTGGAGCGATTTCACGTGTTGGTCGCGCCGATGATCGATGTCGGATTGCCGATTCACGTCGGACCTGATGCAAAGGGATTGCCGGTGGTTCGAGTCAGTGAGCAAGCGGGGGACTTTGTACATTTTTCCGGTGACTCTCGTTCGCTTCATTGGAGCCTGGGGCCGAACTTGTTCACCGCCGAGATCGCTGAAGCGATGACGCCCAAGGATTCAGGCAGCGGGGATGATGCCGAGAAAGGGAAAGAGAAGACACCGCCTCGAGAGATTGCGATCGGGTTTCAGCATCCACATGCCAAACCCACTGGCGTCAAAGCACTGGTGGGTGGCCGCGTCGTCACGATGGGGAAGCAAGAGGTGATCGAGGACGGTGTGATCCTCATCGATGGCAATCGTATCATTGCTGTCGGAAAACGTGGTTCGGTCAACATCCCCGCCGATGCGAAACAGATCGATGTGTCGGGACGCGTGATTCTGCCCGGGTTTGTTGACACACATGCGCACGGACCGATGGCGACCGGTGGGATCACACCTCAGCACAATTGGATCGACTATGCTCGCCTTGCGTTTGGTGTGACCACGATCCACGACCCTAGCAACGACACGCACAGCATCTTTGCCGCCAGTGAGATGACCAAGGCCGGGCTGATCACCGCACCGAGGACATTTTCGACAGGCAAGATTTTGTACGGGGCAACGGGCTCCTACAAAGCAGAGATCGATAGCCTGGAGGATGCGGAATTTCACTTGGCGCGAATGAAGGCTGTCGGGGCGTTTTCCGTCAAGAGTTACAACCAACCACGACGCGATCAACGTCAGCAAGTCATCGCGGCAGCCCGCAAGCTGAACATGATGGTCGTGCCCGAAGGCGGCTCGACCTTCATGCACAACATGACGATGATCGTTGACGGTCACACGGGAATCGAGCACACGTTGCCGGTTCAAAAGGTTTATGACGATGTGATGGACCTGTGGCGCAGCACCAAAGTCGGATACACGCCGACGTTGAATGTGGCGTACGGTGGTTTGGGGGGGGAGAACTACTGGTATGAAATCGATGACCTGTGGTTGCACACGCGATTGCAGACCTTCATTCCGCCGCACGTGTTGAACCCACGTTCCATTCGTCGCAGCAAAGCACCACGCGAGGATTACAACCACATCAAGGTCGCGGGGATTGCCAGGCAGGTTGTCGAGAACGGCGGATCGGTCCAAGCCGGCGGACACGGACAACTCGCTGGTCTGGGGACGCACTGGGAGATGTGGAGTTTTTGTCAAGGCGGCATGTCTCAAATGCAATCCTTGCGATGTGGAACGCTGCACGGGGCACAGTACCTCGGGTTGGACAAAGATCTCGGCTCGATCGAAGTCGGCAAGCTGGCGGACATCTTGATCTACGCGGAGGATGCGGACCCGACCAAGAAGATCCGGGACAGCGAACGGATTCAATTCGTGGTGGCCAATGGCGAGATTTATGAAGCCGATCGGATGAACCGCTTTGGCAGCCCGGCTCCGCGCCCGCCCTTCTTCTGGGAAAACGGGTCGGTGGGTATCGCAGGTTCGATCAACTTGGATGAATCCGTCGGCTGCAGTTGCCACCGAGGGCGCCAATGTTTGGCCAATTGAGTCGAAACAAAACAGTTCCCCTCCCTGGGGCAATTCGGTTAATCTAGTGACATGTGAAACGAAACGAAATGTGGCTTACAAGAATCGCAGCCCGACGCGTCAGCGAGGGATTACAGCAAAATCCCTCGCTGACGCGTCGGGTTATGAAACAGGTTCCGTTCGTTCCCGCAGCACTCATGACGAATGACGTGTCCCTAAACCAGCCGTAATGGGATTCGCCAGAATCCCCCCCACGATCCACTGCCGCGGAAAACCACTCGCGTTCATCCTTCACCATTCCCATTTCCCCACCCCTTGCTTCCAATCCACTCAGGTTTTTTTTCACCATGATACGACGTGTCAAACGTGTTTTCGTGACCGCGACCGGATGCGGTACTGCATTGTTCGCCTCCTTGCTGCTGTCGTTCTCGGGCAACGGAGACGCCTGGGCAGACGCTCCCGTCAATCAACTCAATGAAGCCGAGCGACGCGGGGGCTGGGAACTATTGTTCGACGGCCAATCGATGGATCAATGGCGAAACTATCAAAAGGATGGTTTGTCCGATGGTTGGAAAGTCACCGACGGCCAGATGATTCGCGCAGAGAAGGACGCGGGCGATATCGTCACCAAGGACAAGTACGAACAATTCGAACTGTTGTTGGAATACAAGATCAGCGAAGGCGGCAACAGCGGCGTGATTTTTCGAGTCACCGAAGATAACCCGCGTCCTTGGCACAGTGGTCCAGAGATTCAAATCCAAGACAAC from Stieleria varia carries:
- a CDS encoding amidohydrolase family protein, coding for MTLSFLSRHLLCFALLAVGGIGSLSVATAQVSTAAVVQSLPAKVASTVEPNNEPDAKEEKPSWNIESPPGPIQKQTIDCNEGTWMSLDVSPDGKQVVFDLLGDLYLMPIEGADGTEATGMRLPQRLTSGIAWDMQPRFSPDGKHIALTSDREGKSKKAGDNIWILRLSDQQLTQISNETYRLLSGPNWSPDGQYIVARKHFSSRRSLGAGEVWAFHRDALAMDAMAGVQLTKRPNDQKDVNEPVYSPDGKYVYYSQDTTPGDTFEYDKDSHQGIYSIKRIDLERGETETLISGPGGACRPTPSHDGKRLAFVRRVGAKTGLHVFDLESGAIRLIDDGLERDMQEAWAIHGVYSAMAWTPDDKAIVAWAGGKIWRIDVADGKRTQIPFRISGTREIRQSVRFPVEVAPDKFDVKMLRDVQVSPSGDRVVYQALGYLYVKELPDGTPKRLTTQTEHFEFQPSFSRDGRYVVYSTWSDSQLGSIRVASADREAAESWIVTDQPGHYGNPVFSPDGKSVVYLKRGGGYLLSPLWSRETGVYVTKVRDGEPIRISRSGSDPQFGNSNDRVFLTRREGGDESDNVKLISVDLSGNDEREHYSSDWATQFCVSPDRKWIAFVERFHVLVAPMIDVGLPIHVGPDAKGLPVVRVSEQAGDFVHFSGDSRSLHWSLGPNLFTAEIAEAMTPKDSGSGDDAEKGKEKTPPREIAIGFQHPHAKPTGVKALVGGRVVTMGKQEVIEDGVILIDGNRIIAVGKRGSVNIPADAKQIDVSGRVILPGFVDTHAHGPMATGGITPQHNWIDYARLAFGVTTIHDPSNDTHSIFAASEMTKAGLITAPRTFSTGKILYGATGSYKAEIDSLEDAEFHLARMKAVGAFSVKSYNQPRRDQRQQVIAAARKLNMMVVPEGGSTFMHNMTMIVDGHTGIEHTLPVQKVYDDVMDLWRSTKVGYTPTLNVAYGGLGGENYWYEIDDLWLHTRLQTFIPPHVLNPRSIRRSKAPREDYNHIKVAGIARQVVENGGSVQAGGHGQLAGLGTHWEMWSFCQGGMSQMQSLRCGTLHGAQYLGLDKDLGSIEVGKLADILIYAEDADPTKKIRDSERIQFVVANGEIYEADRMNRFGSPAPRPPFFWENGSVGIAGSINLDESVGCSCHRGRQCLAN